CCAGGTGCCAATCGCACGCAGGGACGCCGCTGCGGCCGGGGCCTTATGGCTCGACAGGTTGTCGAGAATGACAACGTCGCCTTTGCGCAGCGTCGGCCCCAGCTGGGTTTCGATGTAGAGGGCGAACATCTCGGCGTTCATCGCCCCGTCGATGATCCATGGTGCGTCGAGCCGGTCGTGGCGCAGGGCCGCGACGAAGGTCTGGGTGCGCCAATGTCCGAACGGCGCGTGATCGACGAGGCGCTGCCCGAACGGGGCCCAGCCGGTCGTCTTGGCCATGTTGGTTTTGACCGAGGTCTCGTCCACAAAGGCCAGCCGGTCCAGATGGTTGGCCATGAAGGGCTGGCGTTTCGCGATCCAGATGCGCCGCAGATCGGCGACATCCTTGCGCTTCTGCTCAAGCGCCTGCAGGTCTTTTTTCGTGCGTCAGACCAAGCCCGCGCAGCACCCGCCAGATCGTGCCGCGATGGACCTCGATGCCATGGGTTTCGGCCAGCTCAACGGCCAATTCATCGAGCGTGATCTCGCCCTTGGCGGCGACGCGGGCTTCGATCCAGCCGGTCACGCCCGCAAGCTTGCCGTGCCCGAGGAGATCGTTCTCGACAACGGGCCCGAAGGCGCCAAGCAAGGCGCTGTTGGACTGCTGCAACCATACCGGCTCTCGGGCACCGGCGTAAGCCGGGTCGTGCGCCAACGCCGTTTCTTCTTTGTGCGACCACATGCCTGGGCTAAGCTGATGCGATATTGGTAGGCGTATTGAGTTTCGCATTTTTCCAAGCTTTGTCGCTGTCTGGATTTGGCGTTCTCCGTGCCCCAAGCGTTCTCCGAAGGATTGATAACAGGGACGGGTGTCCGTCGTGACTGGGTCGACCTGCGGGACCAGCGCTATCTTCCCAATTTGTCCGTGCTCCGCCACAGGGTTTGGCTCGATCCGCGGCTTGTGAGCGTCGATGCCGGGACGGGGCTGGAGATACCGGTATTCGGCGTGCGGAACCAGGGAGAGAGCGGGCGTTGCGTGGGGTTTGCGCTCGCCAACCTGATCGACATCCAGCGCCATCTGCAACGCTTCCGGCGGCCCGATGCACCGGCCGGCGGGCAGGGCGGCGAGGCCGCGCCCGACCGGGACGTCGTGAGCGCCGACATGCTTTACCGGATGGCGTATTTTCACGATCGATACCCGGACGCCGAGGAGCAGCTTGCCCCGAGCGGGGAAGGCGTGCGAACCCTGCGCTCGGCCATCAAGGGCTTCTACCATCACGGCGCCTGCCTCGACTGGCCCGATCCGTCCCCGCGGGGGGAACCGGCACGCTGGCAAAGCACATGTTTCAGTGCCGACAGCCCGGACCGGGACCGGCTTTTCCCGTCGGTCGAACAGGCGAAGAAGGCGCGCGAGATCGTGCTCGGGGCGTATTTCCGGCTGGCGTCCATTCTGAACCACTTTCATGCCGCGCTGAACGAAGCCGAAGCGATCCTCGTGACCGCGAACATCCACGACGGATGGCTCGGCGCCACGCCGGCGACCGGCGGACGGATCGCCTGGCCGCCGCGCCTCGGGAAGACGGGGACCCATGCGTTCGTGCTGGCGGGCTATGACGAACACGGGTTTCACGTTCTCAACTCCTGGGGGCCTGAATGGGGCGGCTATCAAGGCCGGGCCGGTCTGGCATTGTGGAGCTACGACGACTGGGCCCGCAACGTGATCGACGGCTGGGTCCTCCGGCTGGGTGTGCGGGCGCCGGCGGCCTTCGGGGCCACGATCGGCGAAAAGGGCACCAAGGGTCTGGTGGGCGCGATCCAGACGGGGTCGACGCCGTGTCTGGACCTGGTCGGCCATTACATGCACCTCGACGACGGGTTCCATATGGCAACCGGGTCGTACCCGTCCTTCCCCGAAAGCTGGGATCGCACGCGCGGCTATCTTGCCGACAAGTTGGATCCGAAAGCCGACCCCACCGAGGCCGAGCAGAACACGTACCGCGGCCTGCTGCTTTGGATTCCGGGCAGTCTGGAGGGGATCGAGCCGGCCTTCCGGGCCGCGGTGCAGCGCAAGGCGCCGATCAAGGCGCTGGGCCTCTATCCCTATTCGATCTTCTGGTGCAACAACTTCGTCGAGAAGTCTCTCGAGGTGCTGGAGATCATCTTTGAAAGCTGCAAGGCCCAGGTCGGGGAAAACGCCGCGCATCTGGACAGCCTGATCGAACAGCGCGTGCAGGGGGTCGGCCGCGCCTTCTGGCGCGACATCGAGATGAGCGCGCGGCGGGCGGTCAGGGGCACCGGCGAACTGCCTTACGAACCCGACGAGACCGATGCGCCCCGGCGACTCGAGCGCGGCTACCTGGCCGACCTTCTGGCCGACATGATGAAACTCAAGGCCGAGACCGGCTGTGAACTGCACCTTGTGGCCGAGGGTGCGGGCGCGCTCGTCTTGCACGAGATGCTGTCGGTCATCGACGAAGACGCCGGGCTGACGCCCAAGAGCCGCCGGTCTTTCTGCGGCCACGACACACGGGAATTGTTCGACTCGCTTCACCTCGTGCATCCCGCCATCGGGATGCCCCGCGCGCAGAAGCTGCTGGTACCGTTGATCGCGGACATGAACGGAAAGATCGCGGGCAAGCGCAGGCGGGCGAGCAGGGCGCGGAGCCCGAACGTCCAGCCGCTTCTCAAGACGAAGATGCGACCGCCGGCCCGGGTCTACATGCCCACGCCGGATCTCGAGGAAGCGGTTCACTTCGGCATTTACGGCAAGTCGATTCTGCACCTGGTGGCGCGGTCATTCGAGGATCGCTACCCGGTCCCGGGCGCCGCCGAGAACGCCGACCCGGTCCATCTCCGTGCGCCGCGGCCGTTTCTCGGCATGGCCGAGATCGCCGAGGACGAAGAGTTCCAGGCGCCCGGCGCGATCTACCGGCTAAACCGCGTCGTGACCCAGACGCATGCGAACGATCGCGTCTCGCAGACCGAGCTTAACCGGGACGCGACGATCACGAACAGCATATTCGAGTCGATCAAGGCGATGCGCCGCACGGACTGATTGCAGAGGGGAGGACTACAACCATGGCGAAGATCACGGTCGAACAGCTGATGTCGAAGATGGCCAATCTCGGCATCGATGAGGCCGAACTGGCCGAGTATTTCATCGTCGACGAAGGCGAGTCGGGCGCGTTCGCCCCGCGGCTCAAACTCAACCCGTCGACGGTGCAGATCCCGCGGGGCGCGGAGGCCGAACAACGGACGGCCGCGCTCATGAACTCGGCCAACTGGTTCGCCCGGATGCATCGCAAGGGACGGTTCCGTGACATTCTTGCGAGAGGATATGATGGCCCCATCATCGTGTCCGAGGGCGACAGCTGGTTCCAGTATCCGATCCTCCTGAAGGATACGATCGATCACCTGATGGACAGCTATGCCGTCTACTCCCTGGGCGCGGCGGGCGATCTGCTCAAGCGCATGGCAGACAAGAAGGAGTACCTGCCCGCGCTGCAGGAAACCGGCGCCGAAATCCTCCTGATGTCGGGCGGCGGCAACGACCTGGTGGCCGGCGGCGCGCTGGCCTCGCATCTGGAGGAGTTCGACCCCGACCTGATGCCCGAGGACTACCTGCTGCCGTCGTTCCAGGCGCTTCTGGACGAGGCGCTTACGCATTACGGGCGGATGTTCCGGCAGGTGCATCAGGCGCTGCCGCATGTCAGCATCCTCTGTCACGGCTACGACTATCCGGTTCCGAACAAGGATCGGTGGCTGGGCAAGCCCATGGAATCCCGCGGGATTCGCGACAAGGAGCTGCAGAAGGCGATCGCGGCCGCAATGATGGATCAGTTCAACCGGCGCCTTCGGCGGCTCGCCCGGTCGATGCCCCATGTCACGTATATCGACTGCCGCGGCACGGTGGGTGACGACCGCTGGTATGACGGCCTGCATCCGACCAGTGCCGGCTATGGCGACGTCGCGCGGAAATTCGTGCGCGAAATCCAGCGCATCGCCAACGCGCGCAGCGGTCCGCCCATGGTGATCGGGGGGCCGTTCGGCAGCGCAGCGCGGCTCTCGCGCGCATTGCACGCCCCGGCCGTCAGCGCTGGCGGGCGTCCCAAGGGCCTGTCGCTCCATGTCGGGCTCAATACCGTCGATCCGGGCCACTATGACGGTTGGGACGGGCAGCTTACCGCGTGCGAGGCGGATGCGCACGCGATGCAGGGCCTCGCGGTCTCTGAAGGGTTCGAGCCGACCGTCCTGCTGACCCGTGACGCCACCCGCGCCAATGTCGTCGCCGAGATCGAGCGGGCGGCCGCCACGCTGGAGGGCGGCGACATGTTTCTCTTCACAGTATCGGCGCATGGCGGGCGCATCCCCGACTTCAACCGGGACGAAGACCACGACGACGACGCCAACCGGATGGACGAGACGCTGTGCCTGTTCGACTTCCAGCTGGCCGACGACGAACTTTACATGCTCTGGACGAAATTCCGGGCTGGCGTGCGGGTGCTGATGGTGCCCGACACCTGCCATTCGGGCTCCATGGTTAGGTTCGGCCCGACCGCGCCCGCCGAACTCTTCGGTCGCTCCCTCGAAACCGGACCGAAGGCCCGCTTCATGCCGGATTACGTCGCGGATCGGGTCTGGCGCGCGCACGAGGCGGCCTACCGGGACGCGTCGAAGTCCTACGGCGCCTTGAAGGAAAGCGTCATGACCAGTCCGCTTTCCTCGCCGATCCGGGCGTCGGTCCTGAACCTGGGCGCCTGCCGGGACGACCAGTTCGCCATGGATGGCGCGCAGAACGGGGCCTTTACCGGCGCACTTCTGGGCGTCTGGAACGATGGCCGCTTTTCCGGCGACTATCGTGCCTTTCGTGCCGCCATCGACACGCGGATCGGCAGTCCGAGCCAGACGCCCCAGCTTTTCGAGGCGCTGCTGCGTGATCCCAAGTTCGTCAGCGACCGGCCGTTCACACTGCAGCCGGAGAGCCGTCCGTCCACCGCGCCGGTTTCCGTGCCGGGCCCCGCTTACGGGGCAGGCGGAGCGGCCTTGAAGGCCGAGGAGGAAGGCGAAGGCGAGGAGCGCGACCAATTGCCCGACGCGGCGGTGGATGCCATCTTCCAGACGAAGGCGCGCGGCGCGGGATATCGGAACGCCGAGATCGCGCTGGCCTGTCCCGACTACGCGGAGTTCGACGGCTTCATCAAGAGCTTGGGCCTCAGCCACTTCACCACGGACGAGTTCCTGGTCCTTGGTGGCTCGCACAACACCCCCGGCGGGCCGTGCGAGGGCAAGAATACCTATCCGCCACGGCACCTGTGGACGCGCATCGCCAAGACCGCGCAGGTCCTCGACCATCTCCGCGACCGGTTGGGCAAGCCCATCGCGATCACGAACGCCTATCGCGCGCCAGCTTACAACAGCTGCATCGGCGGGGCCTCGGCCAGCCAGCACATGGAGTTCACGGCGTTGGATTTCAAAGTCCTGGGCATGGCCGCGCCCGAGGTCGCAACGGCGCTGCGGTGGTTGCGCGACAGGGAGGGCTTCTTCCGGGGCGGGATCGGGCGTTACAACAGTTTCACCCATGTCGACACGCGGGGGCACAACGCGACGTGGCCCGCCGCCTTCCGCGACGCCGCGCTTCCGGCCAACTCGCCGTTGCTCGAGCGCGCACCGCGAGACCTGACGGAGCGGATCGCCGCGCTGCATGCCGTTGAACTGGCCGCGCCACGCAGCCGCCGCGCCGCGAAGACGGTCGTGTCGGCCTATTCCCAGCCTGTCAGCCGATCCGGCGAGGCGTTCGACCCGTCCGCCGGGATTGCGGCGCATCAACAGTCGCTCAAGGCCACGGTCAGCGCGTCGAGCGTCATTTCCTTCGTCGACAATCTGACCCCCGCCCAGAAGGAGGATGTGCTGCTCTCGACGCTCTTCGCGCAGCGGGCCGCGGATGCGAAGGCGGACGCCGTAAAGGAGAGGGCGGCCTGGTACGACGTGTACATGAGGATGCTGAGCCTGATGGGATGGGTCCGCGAGGCCGCGCCGTTCGAGGCAAGCCGGAAGATGAAAGGCAACGGCAGCTTCGATCAGGTGATCCTCGCGACGCTGGCCCAGGTCGCCACCGGGAACCAGTTCAAGATCGTCGAGAGCGCGATCGGGGCGCTCAAGGGGCTTGCCGACGACGACGGCAAGATCGAGCTTTTCGACTTCGAGACGTCGAGCACCACCGGCGGCAATTTCCAGATCGGCAGCGCCGAGAACTCCGGCGAGGTGGTGAGCATGGCGCTGGGCGCGTTCAATTTCACCTACAAGGACCGCAAGCAGAACATCCTCTTCGTGTCCTGGGGCAAGAACGAACTGGACTACTGGCTGTCTGCGCAGAAGCTGTCCCTCAGCCCGACGATCTACGACGCGGTGCGCGACATCGTGGCGTCGAAGCTGGAGCACACGCGAAAGACGCTCATCGCGGATATCGACATCGTCTGAACATCGTCGGGCCGCAACGCGCGGGGCGCGGGCTCAGGGCTGGTCCACCACCTGCAGGTGCCGGGCCGGCCGGTCCACCTTGTCCAGGCGAAGGGTGCCGCGCACGAGACTGCGCACCTTTCCTCCACGCTCACGGGCATGCCGTCCTCGGCCAGGTTTCGCGCGCCGTATGGGGGCAGCTCCACCCCCTGCTTCGTTCGGCCGTCGGTCAAAGCGCAAGGCGTGCCAAGGCGCCTCGCCGGGGCTGCCGCGCCGCACGCTGTCGCACGCCGCGCAATTTTCTAACCTTTTGCTTGACCGTCCACGGGCCATGCGCAAATGTTGCCCTCGCACCGGCCCCGATGCGACCTTGGAGGAGGTCCACACTTGGGGCGACGGGAGGAGGAGAGGGCCTGCAACGGCCCGAAATCGGCCGGCCTGTCCGGCCCGCCATGGTACCGCGAAACCCCCGGAAAACATGGGGAAGAGGCGGCCTGCGGCGTATGGGAGGAGACATTCTTGGCACCTGACGGCACGTCCACGGACGAGCTTTGTTCCATTCCGGCCTATCTCGCGCGGAACGTGCGCCTCTACGGCGACAAACCCGCTCATCGCGAGAAGGAATTCGGTATTTGGCAATGCTGGACCTGGAGCCAGGCCAATGACGAAATCCGGGCGCTGGCGATGGGGCTGCTGGCCCTCGGGCTCGAGCGTGGCGAGTATGTGGCGATCATCGGGCGCAACCGGCCGGCGCATTACTGGGCGATGGTGGCCGCGCAGATGTGCGGGGCGATCCCGGTGCCGCTCTACCAGGACGCGGTGGCCGAGGAGATGGCCTATGTGCTGGACCATTGCGGCGCGCGCTTCGTGGTCTGCGGCGACCAGGAGCAGGTCGACAAGGTCATCGACGTCCAGGACCGCGTCCACCACATCGAGCATGTCCTCTACAACGACAAGCGAGGCATGCGGAAATACGACCACACGCATCTGAACTGGCTTAAGGATATTGAGGACGAGGGCCGCGCAGGCCATTTGCGTCTAGAGCCCGAGCTGGAGCGGCGCATCGCCGAGCTGGGCTACGATTCGACCTGTGTGATGCTCTACACGTCGGGCACGACCGGCAAGCCCAAGGGCGTGGTGCTGTCGAACCGCAACATCATCGAGACCGCGAAGGCCTCGGTCGCGTTCGACAATCTTGGCCAGGACGAAGAGGTTCTGGCCTATCTGCCGATGGCCTGGGTGGGCGATTTCATCTTTTCCATCGGGCAGGCGATGGTAGCGGGGTTCTGCGTGAACTGCCCCGAGAGCCCCGACACGATGATGACCGATCTGCGCGAGATCGGGCCGACCTATTTCTTCGCGCCGCCCCGCATGTTCGAGACGATGCTGACCAACGTGATGATCCGGATGGAGGATGCGGGCGATCTGAAGCACGCGCTCTTTCACCATTTCATGGAGTTCGCCAAGGGCGCCGGCGAGGAATACGGCATGCCCCGCTACCGTAAGCAGCAGTCGAAGCCGACGCTGCGCCGCCGGGTGCGCTGGATCTATCGCTATGCGATGGGGGTCGGCTTTGCGGTCGAGACCATCGTCGAGAACGCGGTGCGCGGGTTCTTCGTGCGGCTGCGCCATCCGCTGGAGGCGCGCAAGTATTTCAAGGCGCGGGGGCCTTTGCTGAACCTCTATCCGCAGCCCCTGCGCGACTATTTCGAGTATCGCACGGGCGAGGTGCTGATCTACGGGCCGCTCAAGAACACCCTTGGCCTCAGCCGCATCCGGGTGGCCTATACCGCGGGCGAGGCGATCGGTCCCGAGATCTTCGAATTCTACCGCTCGCTGGGGATCAACCTCAAACAGCTCTACGGCCAGACCGAGGCCAGCGTCTTCATCACCCAGCAGCCCGACGGGCAGGTGCGGTCCGACACGGTGGGCGTGCCGTCCCCGGGCGTCGAGGTGAAGATCGCCGAGAACGGCGAGGTGTTCTACCGCTCGCCCGGCACCTTCGTCGAATACTACAAGAACCCCGACTCCACCGCCTCGACCAAGGACCCGGAGGGCTGGGTCGCCACCGGCGATGCCGGCTTCTTCGAGGAAGGAACCGGGCACCTGCGGATCATCGATCGCGCCAAGGACGTGGGCAAGATGGCCGATGGCAGCCTGTTCGCGCCCAAATATGTCGAGAACAAGCTAAAGTTCTACCCGGATATCCTGGAGGCGGTGGTGTTCGGCGCCGGCAAGGATCGCTGCTGCGCCTTCATCAATATCGACCTGACGGCGGTCGGCAACTGGGCGGAGCGCAACAACATCGCCTATGCGTCCTACCAGGAACTCGCCGGCCACCCGCGCGTGCTGGAGACGATCCAGGCCCATGTCGAGGAGGTGAACGCCTCGGTGGCCGAGGACCCGATGCTCTCGGGCTGCCAGATCCACCGCTTCCTGGTGTTGCACAAGGAACTCGATGCGGATGACGGCGAACTGACCCGCACCCGCAAGGTCCGCCGCAACATCATCGCCGAGAAATTCGCCGACCTCGTGACCGCGCTCTACGACGGGTCCGGCAGCATCTATACCGAGACCGAAGTCACCTATGAGGACGGCCGCAAGGGCAAGATCCGGGCGACCCTGGAAATCCGGGATGCCGAGGTGGTGACGCCGAAGCCCGAAGGCCAGGTGGCGGCATGACGAGCAGAGAAAAGCTCTTCACCGGGTACGGTATTCTTGTGGTTGTAGCCTTCTGGATGGCTGGATTTGTCAATCCATCCCAGCACTGGGTTTTTGTGGCAGCAATTTTCTTCGCGCCAATGTGGGCATTATTGATGGCGGATTCACAGGAGCATGATGGAAGCTCGTCATCGACTTTTGCAGTTCTTCTTTTGACCCCCCTATTCTCACTTTTCTCTTCAGTTGTAGGGCTGTCGGCTCTTTCTTGGTTATTAGGATT
This genomic window from Rhodovulum sp. ES.010 contains:
- a CDS encoding IS630 family transposase; amino-acid sequence: MQALEQKRKDVADLRRIWIAKRQPFMANHLDRLAFVDETSVKTNMAKTTGWAPFGQRLVDHAPFGHWRTQTFVAALRHDRLDAPWIIDGAMNAEMFALYIETQLGPTLRKGDVVILDNLSSHKAPAAAASLRAIGTWFLFLPPYSPDLNPIEMAFSKLKSLIRKAAARTYDQLWAAVGHVCDLVSDQECYNYFKAAGYEAD
- a CDS encoding D-Ala-D-Ala carboxypeptidase family metallohydrolase gives rise to the protein MAKITVEQLMSKMANLGIDEAELAEYFIVDEGESGAFAPRLKLNPSTVQIPRGAEAEQRTAALMNSANWFARMHRKGRFRDILARGYDGPIIVSEGDSWFQYPILLKDTIDHLMDSYAVYSLGAAGDLLKRMADKKEYLPALQETGAEILLMSGGGNDLVAGGALASHLEEFDPDLMPEDYLLPSFQALLDEALTHYGRMFRQVHQALPHVSILCHGYDYPVPNKDRWLGKPMESRGIRDKELQKAIAAAMMDQFNRRLRRLARSMPHVTYIDCRGTVGDDRWYDGLHPTSAGYGDVARKFVREIQRIANARSGPPMVIGGPFGSAARLSRALHAPAVSAGGRPKGLSLHVGLNTVDPGHYDGWDGQLTACEADAHAMQGLAVSEGFEPTVLLTRDATRANVVAEIERAAATLEGGDMFLFTVSAHGGRIPDFNRDEDHDDDANRMDETLCLFDFQLADDELYMLWTKFRAGVRVLMVPDTCHSGSMVRFGPTAPAELFGRSLETGPKARFMPDYVADRVWRAHEAAYRDASKSYGALKESVMTSPLSSPIRASVLNLGACRDDQFAMDGAQNGAFTGALLGVWNDGRFSGDYRAFRAAIDTRIGSPSQTPQLFEALLRDPKFVSDRPFTLQPESRPSTAPVSVPGPAYGAGGAALKAEEEGEGEERDQLPDAAVDAIFQTKARGAGYRNAEIALACPDYAEFDGFIKSLGLSHFTTDEFLVLGGSHNTPGGPCEGKNTYPPRHLWTRIAKTAQVLDHLRDRLGKPIAITNAYRAPAYNSCIGGASASQHMEFTALDFKVLGMAAPEVATALRWLRDREGFFRGGIGRYNSFTHVDTRGHNATWPAAFRDAALPANSPLLERAPRDLTERIAALHAVELAAPRSRRAAKTVVSAYSQPVSRSGEAFDPSAGIAAHQQSLKATVSASSVISFVDNLTPAQKEDVLLSTLFAQRAADAKADAVKERAAWYDVYMRMLSLMGWVREAAPFEASRKMKGNGSFDQVILATLAQVATGNQFKIVESAIGALKGLADDDGKIELFDFETSSTTGGNFQIGSAENSGEVVSMALGAFNFTYKDRKQNILFVSWGKNELDYWLSAQKLSLSPTIYDAVRDIVASKLEHTRKTLIADIDIV
- a CDS encoding AMP-binding protein, which codes for MAPDGTSTDELCSIPAYLARNVRLYGDKPAHREKEFGIWQCWTWSQANDEIRALAMGLLALGLERGEYVAIIGRNRPAHYWAMVAAQMCGAIPVPLYQDAVAEEMAYVLDHCGARFVVCGDQEQVDKVIDVQDRVHHIEHVLYNDKRGMRKYDHTHLNWLKDIEDEGRAGHLRLEPELERRIAELGYDSTCVMLYTSGTTGKPKGVVLSNRNIIETAKASVAFDNLGQDEEVLAYLPMAWVGDFIFSIGQAMVAGFCVNCPESPDTMMTDLREIGPTYFFAPPRMFETMLTNVMIRMEDAGDLKHALFHHFMEFAKGAGEEYGMPRYRKQQSKPTLRRRVRWIYRYAMGVGFAVETIVENAVRGFFVRLRHPLEARKYFKARGPLLNLYPQPLRDYFEYRTGEVLIYGPLKNTLGLSRIRVAYTAGEAIGPEIFEFYRSLGINLKQLYGQTEASVFITQQPDGQVRSDTVGVPSPGVEVKIAENGEVFYRSPGTFVEYYKNPDSTASTKDPEGWVATGDAGFFEEGTGHLRIIDRAKDVGKMADGSLFAPKYVENKLKFYPDILEAVVFGAGKDRCCAFINIDLTAVGNWAERNNIAYASYQELAGHPRVLETIQAHVEEVNASVAEDPMLSGCQIHRFLVLHKELDADDGELTRTRKVRRNIIAEKFADLVTALYDGSGSIYTETEVTYEDGRKGKIRATLEIRDAEVVTPKPEGQVAA